A stretch of DNA from Synechococcus sp. JA-3-3Ab:
GCGCTGCTGGAAATAGCCTTGGCGGTAGAGCAATCCCACGCCCACCAGCGGCACCCCCAGATCGGAGGCGGATTTGAGGTGATCGGCAGCCAGCATGCCCAGGCCCCCGGAGTAGATGGGCAAAGACTCGTGCAGGCCGTACTCAGCGCAGAAATAGGCAATAGGACGCTGCCAGTCGTAGGTCTTCATGGTGCGCTTGGCCCAGGTATCCTCAGCCGCCATGTACTGCCGATAGGCCTGCACCATGCGATTGAGGGTGTTGAGGTAGTTGACGTCAGTAGCCAAGGCCGCCAAGCGCAAGTAAGAAACCTCCTCCAGCATGCGCACCGGGTTGTGAGAGGTTTTTTCCCACAGGGCGGGATCCATTTCCCGGAAAATGGTGAGGTGATCGGGGTTCCACGTCCACCAATAGTTACGGGCGATCTCGCACAGGGGCGTGAGCGCCTCCGGCAGCACCGGGCAACGTTCGGGAAAAGCGGGGGCTAAAGTGGCAAGGGACATAGGACAGATACCTGGGGTTGAAGCTATAGGCCGGAAAAAGAAGCGGCAGAGGTTAATCGTGCCTGGTAAACGTTTCTAATTTTTTATTATTGAGCCAACTTTGAGAATTCTGGCAGGAGGATTCAGGATCTCTACAAAATCTGCAGCAGCTCCAAGCCAGATTTCCTCAGTCTTTTCCCAGATCTTGCAACAACAATGGCCACCGGCAGTTCGGTTTTCAATCTCAGAGAAGGCTGCTGATCGATCTGCGGCCTGTCTGAAGAGACGGTGCTGCATCGGAGTTAACAGAGTTTCCAGAATTGCCACTGACTCCTGATCCCGGCAGGGCAATCTAAACTGCCACAAGCTCGGCAAAGCTTTAGCTGCCTTCGCTACCAAATGGCCTTTTTCGATAGGAGCTCCGACTGAGCCTAGCGTCCCTCCACCACGGCCAAGCTGGTGTTGCGGTAGTAGTGGCTGAGGATCTGTTGGTAGGAATAGTTTTGGCTGGCCAGGGCGGCAGCTCCCCATTGGCTCATGCCCACCCCGTGCCCGTAGCCGCGCCCTTGGATTTGGAAGAAAGCGGGAAAGTTTGCCCCAGCAGGGGTCAGGCTGGCGGTGGTGGCCGCCTCCCCTCGTGGGCTGATGGCGATCATCGTGCTGCGCAACCCCAGAGCCCGCCGGAATTCGCTGCCGCTGACGTCTTTGCTGCCTTGGGATCCCACTAGGCGCAGGGTGATGGCCCGTCCCCAGGGAGAGCTGCGCAGGATCTCAATGGAGCGGATGGCCCCGATCCCGCCGGCCAACTGCTGGAGCTGTTGGGCAGGAATGGTAGCCGTCCAGCTAAACACCGGCGAGTGGTGATCGAAATCGGGCACCCCCTGCAAGTAGGGCCGCGACTCCAGCCAAACATTGCCGGCATCGTCTGTGTGGCCGCCGCCGGAGGAGTGGAAAACGGCGTTGATCAACTGCCCCTGGTGGACGAGAACCTGGCCGGCAGTCTCGCGGGCTGCTGCCTGGGTGCGGTTGGATTCGGCAGCCACCCCTTTGTAAACCTGCCAATCAATCCCACTCCCCAAGTCAAAAGGCTGCTGGGAGCGACGACTGCGATGGTAGAGGGCATAGGTGCGGGAGGCCACGGCTTGGGCTTTGAGGGCCTCCATCGGGAAGCGGTGCCCCATCTCGCTGCCCACCACGCTGGAAACGTAGTCCTCCAAACCAACTTGATTGATGGCGATCACTCCACTTTCGCCGGGGATCAGCTCCACCCAGCCGCGGTACCAGTTCTGGTCGATGAACACCAACCCATCGGGGGTGGTGGGCTGTAGGTAAAGGCGTTCTCCCTGCTGGCCGGCCAAACTGACCGCCGAGCCTATCCGGCTGGCCTGCAGCGGCTGCATGGCCGGAACTTCGGCCAGCGGTTGTCCCTGGGCATCCAGCAGGCGGGCCGGGGCAGAGCTGCCGAGCCTGACCTGCGGCTTGTTGACGGCAATCCCCACCCGCAGCAGCACCCGCGCCTGCACCGGAAAGGCCAAGCAGAGCCAAGCCCAAACCAGAAGGCCGATCCCCCTAAGCCAAGCCGAGGGCAGCGGGGACACAACCGGAGAAGAAAAGAGAGCTACACTCACACGTCACTCCTCTGGGAAAGACCACCCAAGAGCAACGGATCCCTGTCCGCCGATAAACCACTTCGGAGGAGGGATCCAGAAGGAAACTGCGATCCTGCGGTGAGGATTGCCCAACCAACCCCTCAAGCGACCGACCAACCAAAGCGCTCCCGCCTTCAAAGAGCTTTGCCTTCGAGGCCGCGGCCGGATCCCAGCCAGCTGCTCGCGCTGGCAGGCCGGGGGCCTTCCGATATGACAGTATCAAAAACCGCTTGCCGATGCACGACCTCAACCCGGCCTTTTTGTCGCCCAAGTTCCCCGTCAGGTTGCCAGAGGGATCCCCCGCCGGCGGCTAAACCACTGCTGCAACAGGCGACGACACTCGGCCTCGCAAACTCCGCCGATGACCTCTGGGCAATGGAAGCTGGCGGCAGAAGCGGGCAGGTTGAGCACGCTGCGCAGCGCGCCGGCCTTGGGATCGTCGGCGCCGTAGATCACCTGGGCCAGCCGCGATTGGCTGATCGCCCCCGCGCACATGGGGCAGGGCTCCAGGGTCACGTACAGCCGACAGCCCTGCAACTGCCAGTCGCCCAGGCGCTGCCCCGCCTGCCGTAGGGCCAAAATCTCCGCGTGGGCCGTAGGATCCCGATCCCGTTCCCGCCGGTTGCTGCTTAGGGCCAACAGCTCTTCCCCCGGCCCCACCACCAGAGCCGCCACCGGCACCTCGCCCGCTTCTCCCGCCCGCTCGGCTTCTTGCAGGGCCAACTGCATCCAGGCGCGGTGGCGTTGCCATGGATCCCGCTCCGGCGGTGCTGAGGAAGGGAGGTGAGCTAGATTCCCGGTCATCGCTAGGCTCTTGAGCCCTGTCTTTGCCCGCAAGATTTGCTAAGTTAAGCACATATCCCCTAAACAGCTAAAAGAAGAATAGGCCAAAGTAAACCGGGTCTGCTTGCGCAGGTGGGTAGCGCCGGTCTGCCTGAGCTTCCTCAGTGCAGTGTTTTTGGGGCAATACGGCTGAGCTCTGGGAGGGATCATGACACGGCTTCTACGGCAAACATTTCTGGCGATGGCTTTGTTTGGCGGAGGCATTGCCTATGGGGTCTGGTTGTCCTCGCCAAGGGGGCAAGCATGGCTGCAGCAAACTCCCCTTGCCACTTGGTCGCAGCGGGCTGGAGAGGGGGTGGGATCCCTTCTGCCTTGGTCTGAGTCCCCTCCTGAGTCTGCCTCTCCTGCCGATGCCGTGCGGCCTTCCAATTTCATTGCCGCCGTTGCCCAAAAGGTGGGACCGGCGGTGGTGCGCATCGACGCCACCCGCACCGTGGCCAGCCCTATTGATCCCGAGCTGTTCAACCAGCCCCTGTTCCGCCGCTTCTTTGGGGGCCAAATCCCCCAACTGCCGCAAGAGTTTCAGCAGGAGGGCACCGGATCCGGATTCATCATCGATCCCAATGGCCTCATTCTCACCAATGCCCACGTGGTGGAAGGCAGCGAGCGGGTGAGGGTGCATCTGCTGGATGGGCGCACCTTCGAAGGCAAAGTCAAAGGCTCAGACCCGGTAACCGACATCGCCGTGATCCAGATCGAGGGCGAAAATCTGCCCACGGTTACCTTGGGCAACTCCGACCAGGTGCGGCCAGGAGATTGGGCCATCGCCATCGGCAACCCGCTGGGCCTGGACAACACGGTAACGGCGGGGATCATCAGCGCCGTCGGGCGTTCCTCCGGGCAGATTGGGGCCACCAACAAGCGGGTGACGTTCCTGCAAACGGATGCGGCCATCAATCCCGGCAACTCGGGCGGCCCGCTGCTGGACGCAGAAGGTCGCGTCATTGGGGTGAATACGGCCATTTTCCAGCGGGCTCAGGGTGTTGGCTTTGCCATTCCCATCAACCGCGCCATGGAAATTGCCGAGCAACTGATCCGCAATGGCCGGGTGGAGCATGCCTTCTTGGGCATCCGCATGATTACCCTCAACCCCGATTTGGTGGAGCGCCTCAACCGGGACCCGGGCCGATCCACCACGCTGACAGTGCAAGAGGGGGTGTTGATCGGGCAGGTAATTCCGGGATCGCCGGCTGAGCAAGCTGGCCTGCGGGAAGGGGACGTCATTGTTGAGATTGACGGCCAACCTATTCGCGATGCCGAGCAGGTGCAGCAGTTGGTGGATGCCACCGGTGTGGGCAAGACGCTGACGCTGCGGGTCATCCGCGACGGCCAGGCGCGCACCTTCCAGGTGAAGACGGGGGTGCTGCCGGTGGGCTCTTGAGCAGGCAGGCTGGGATCCCGATCCCTACCTTATTCTCAGCAAGCTCCCCTCCAAAGACTTGGAGTCGTTTTAAACTAGGTGAAAACACTCTGCCGCCATCCAAGCGCTCCGCGCCGCTGGCGCGTTTGCGACAGCCCTGCCTACCAATAACGACGTAGAGAAACGTTTCGTTGCTATTTGAAATGACCACAATCCCTGGGGCGATAGAGCCACCGCTGTGCCCGACAGGGGGTCTGCCCGGCAACGAGTAGTTTTACGTGCCGTCCGTCGTTGATCCCCGTGACAGAATAGCCCTAGAGGCGGGGAGCGAGATCGCGTATGGCTTGGGCAGTTGGCGAAGAATTGCAGGGGGGGCGCTACCGCATCGAGGCCGTTTTGGGGGAAGGGGGCTTCGGCATTACCTACCGCGCCTGGGACAGCGTCCGTGCTGAGGATGTGGTTATCAAGGTCTTAAAGGACAGCATCCGCGAGGATCCCGACTATCCTCGCTTCCAGCAAAACTTCATGAACGAGGCGCTGCAACTGGCCCGCTGCCGCCACCCCCACGTGGTGAAGGTGGAAGAGGTGATCTGGGAGCAGGAGCGTTGGTGCATTGTGATGGAGTACATCCGTGGCCAGACGCTGCACCAGCTTTTGCGGCAAAAGGGGCCGCTGCCCCTGCCGGAGGCCCTGCGCCTGACGCGAGAGGTGGGATCCGCCCTCATGGCCCTGCACGAACAGGGGATCCTGCACCGCGATGTGAAGCCGGCCAACATCCTGGTGCGGGAGGGATCCGGGCAAGCGGTGTTGATCGACTTTGGCCTGGCGCGGGCCTACGCCCAAGGTTTGATCCAGCGCCATACCTCCTACGGCACCGATGGCTACGCCCCCCTGGAGCAGTACGACAGCCTGCGCCGCCGCGGCGCCTTCACCGATGTCTATGCCTTGGCCGCCACCCTCTACACCCTGCTGACGGGGATAGTGCCCTTGTGCGCGCCGGTGCGGGCCACAGGCCGGCAGTTGGATCCCCCCCGCAGCCTTAACCCCAGCATTCCTGAAGAGGTGGAGGCCGCCATCCTCAAAGGGATGGCTCTCCACCCCGAAGAGCGCCCACAAACCATGGCCGAGTGGCTGGCCCTGCTGCCGGGAGCGGCCTCTCAAGAAGAGAAGAAGCCGCTGACCTTTGAGCCCGCCATCCGCACTCAAGATCTGCGGCAACTGGAGCGGCTTCTGGCCCCGCAACCCCAAGATGAGCTGGAACAGCTCCTGGCCCAGCACTCGGCAGAAGAGCTGGAGCAAATGGTGGCGCCCCCTACCCCTGCCACGACAAAGAAAAAAGAGGGGGCATCCGGATCCCTGGTTTCTCCCGAAGTTTGT
This window harbors:
- a CDS encoding SpoIID/LytB domain-containing protein — its product is MSVALFSSPVVSPLPSAWLRGIGLLVWAWLCLAFPVQARVLLRVGIAVNKPQVRLGSSAPARLLDAQGQPLAEVPAMQPLQASRIGSAVSLAGQQGERLYLQPTTPDGLVFIDQNWYRGWVELIPGESGVIAINQVGLEDYVSSVVGSEMGHRFPMEALKAQAVASRTYALYHRSRRSQQPFDLGSGIDWQVYKGVAAESNRTQAAARETAGQVLVHQGQLINAVFHSSGGGHTDDAGNVWLESRPYLQGVPDFDHHSPVFSWTATIPAQQLQQLAGGIGAIRSIEILRSSPWGRAITLRLVGSQGSKDVSGSEFRRALGLRSTMIAISPRGEAATTASLTPAGANFPAFFQIQGRGYGHGVGMSQWGAAALASQNYSYQQILSHYYRNTSLAVVEGR
- a CDS encoding nucleoside deaminase codes for the protein MTGNLAHLPSSAPPERDPWQRHRAWMQLALQEAERAGEAGEVPVAALVVGPGEELLALSSNRRERDRDPTAHAEILALRQAGQRLGDWQLQGCRLYVTLEPCPMCAGAISQSRLAQVIYGADDPKAGALRSVLNLPASAASFHCPEVIGGVCEAECRRLLQQWFSRRRGIPLAT
- a CDS encoding HhoA/HhoB/HtrA family serine endopeptidase, whose amino-acid sequence is MTRLLRQTFLAMALFGGGIAYGVWLSSPRGQAWLQQTPLATWSQRAGEGVGSLLPWSESPPESASPADAVRPSNFIAAVAQKVGPAVVRIDATRTVASPIDPELFNQPLFRRFFGGQIPQLPQEFQQEGTGSGFIIDPNGLILTNAHVVEGSERVRVHLLDGRTFEGKVKGSDPVTDIAVIQIEGENLPTVTLGNSDQVRPGDWAIAIGNPLGLDNTVTAGIISAVGRSSGQIGATNKRVTFLQTDAAINPGNSGGPLLDAEGRVIGVNTAIFQRAQGVGFAIPINRAMEIAEQLIRNGRVEHAFLGIRMITLNPDLVERLNRDPGRSTTLTVQEGVLIGQVIPGSPAEQAGLREGDVIVEIDGQPIRDAEQVQQLVDATGVGKTLTLRVIRDGQARTFQVKTGVLPVGS
- a CDS encoding serine/threonine-protein kinase; this encodes MAWAVGEELQGGRYRIEAVLGEGGFGITYRAWDSVRAEDVVIKVLKDSIREDPDYPRFQQNFMNEALQLARCRHPHVVKVEEVIWEQERWCIVMEYIRGQTLHQLLRQKGPLPLPEALRLTREVGSALMALHEQGILHRDVKPANILVREGSGQAVLIDFGLARAYAQGLIQRHTSYGTDGYAPLEQYDSLRRRGAFTDVYALAATLYTLLTGIVPLCAPVRATGRQLDPPRSLNPSIPEEVEAAILKGMALHPEERPQTMAEWLALLPGAASQEEKKPLTFEPAIRTQDLRQLERLLAPQPQDELEQLLAQHSAEELEQMVAPPTPATTKKKEGASGSLVSPEVCLEGQGSLPATLPWPDWVGEAAPALQGLWDRLRAGQWGEADRWTTALMLKLGGRSQVGFFDPKDVEAFPCPMLRLIDQLWMQASHGRFGFTVQKQLWQECDSEKRGGLSSRSFSALPREECMGEKVGWQIQGRWLEYGELKTNLEAPKGHLPVGFFWGYSGGLRAALLMLDRAVLKKFKACL